GGAAGCTTTCCCTGTAGTGGCGTGATTGGTGAAGTCATCCTTTTGTCGCTAGATCGTTTACGGGAAATGGCTGTACAAGTCTCTAATGTCCGAACATTAGCGGGTTTCGAACCAGGGGTAATAGAAGAGGAGCTGATGAAATTACCCACATGTCCAGCAGCACAAGCAGATGAACTTGCCATACAAATTATCGATTTAATGTCAGGTAGATACGCCCCCACGACGGAAACCGACAACCCGGCAGACCCAACTGAAAAAAACACCTCTGCCGACTTAGACGCAGACCTAGCCTTTTTCGCTCGCTTATCCAAGTTATTTGACAATAAAAATCCATTCTGGTCTGGCAGAACAGAATTTCAAATGACCTTAGCTATGGCGATCAACCGCGCGGCAGGCAAACCCATCAATGAAAAACAACTCGCAGCAGCTGTCTATCTACATGATTTTGGAATGGCTTTACTGCCAGAGTCCCAACTTCAAAAAATGGGAAAATATGAAGCCAATGAATTAGAAGGCATTCATGCACACCCCGTTTTTGCCAGCGAAATATTGATGCGAATGCCTAACTGGCAACCAGCTTCGGTAATGGTCATGCAGCACCATGAAAGAGTAGACGGCAGAGGCTATCCGAAAGGGCTAAAAGAAGATGCTATTTGTGATGGCGCGAAAATCTTAGCCATTGTCGATGCGTTTTTCTCCATGACTAACCCGCGTGCAGATCGCACCTATGGCAAATCGTTATTGCGCGCAGTATCTGAAATCAATGCCTGTGCAAATGCACAATTTAGCAAGAAATGGGTAGATGTGTTCAATGGCTTAGCGATGGAAAAAATACGCCAACAAAATAAAAAAGCCGCATGATGTTCATGCGGCTTTTAGAACAAAAGAGCTTTATTCACCAGGCGGTTTAATTGGCGCACTAGATGATCCTGCACTTGAAGAGGCGCTACTACTAGACGAACTTGTTGTGCTAGATGATGAGGAAGATCCTGCACTTCCTGAAGATGATTTGTTTGCGGCAGGAGCGGATCCTGCACTCGCACTCCCTGTAGGCTTAGAAGCATCATCTACCGACTTAACCCCTCGCATACTAGTTTTTGGATACCCAGCAGCATCAAGCGCAGCTGTCCATGCTGCCTCATCATACCCCTTCAACACTTTTGTACCGACAGTCAATACCGGTACCTGCAGCGAGCCAACCAATTTTTTCAATTGCTCAGCTGAAGCACCTTCTGTCTCAGGGTTCTTCTGCGAAAATGGAATACCTCGATTATTCAACAAGGTTACTGCTTTGATACACAAATCGCATTTATTTGCGTACAGCACAACAGGATTACGCTTCATTGCATCTTGCACTGCAAATGGCAAACCACCGGAAGAAACAACATTCCCGCCCAAGTTTTTAACCTGTCCATCCTTCGCATTTGCAGGAGGGGGTTGGTCTGAGTAAACCTTTTTGCCCGTTGCAGGGTCAGTCCATACATAAATCTGAGCAGTAGCAACGCCACTTAATGCAATCAGAGCCATCGAAAGCGAGATGTTTTTTAGCAATTTATTTAGCATGCAACTATTCCCTGCAACAATATTTGAGGTCGAATTATTCAATTTTCATATCAATAGAACAATTGGTCAACCGATTCCCCACAAGTTAAACAACAATTTACTCAAGCCAAACCATTGTGTCTTAATAATGCATCGGCCGCCGGCTGTCTGCCTCTAAACGCAACAAAAGAGTCCATCGCCGGCCGACTTCCACCAACTGCTAAAATCTCTTGTCGGAAACGCGTCCCCGTTTCGGTATTTAAAACGCCCTCTTCTTCAAATGCAGAGAATGCATCCGCAGATAATACCTCTGCCCACTTATAACTATAGTAGCCCGCCGCATATCCACCGCCAAAGATATGGCCAAAACTATTTGGAAAACGATTGTACTCAGGCGGGATCGCAACAGCGACATCTTTACGCACATTGTCTAGCACTTGTTGAATGTCGCTTACCTGCGTAAATGTCCGTCCATCATGGATCATTAAATCAAACAGAGAAAATTCTAGTTGG
The Leeia speluncae genome window above contains:
- a CDS encoding HD domain-containing phosphohydrolase encodes the protein MDLGKTNLSLLPEVIGLMDESMERIEPDINQLIEDPSYTELMNDIYREVHSIKGNFAMCQCDPLVNYAHKIEEVLSAVKKGSFPCSGVIGEVILLSLDRLREMAVQVSNVRTLAGFEPGVIEEELMKLPTCPAAQADELAIQIIDLMSGRYAPTTETDNPADPTEKNTSADLDADLAFFARLSKLFDNKNPFWSGRTEFQMTLAMAINRAAGKPINEKQLAAAVYLHDFGMALLPESQLQKMGKYEANELEGIHAHPVFASEILMRMPNWQPASVMVMQHHERVDGRGYPKGLKEDAICDGAKILAIVDAFFSMTNPRADRTYGKSLLRAVSEINACANAQFSKKWVDVFNGLAMEKIRQQNKKAA
- a CDS encoding glutaredoxin family protein, with the translated sequence MLNKLLKNISLSMALIALSGVATAQIYVWTDPATGKKVYSDQPPPANAKDGQVKNLGGNVVSSGGLPFAVQDAMKRNPVVLYANKCDLCIKAVTLLNNRGIPFSQKNPETEGASAEQLKKLVGSLQVPVLTVGTKVLKGYDEAAWTAALDAAGYPKTSMRGVKSVDDASKPTGSASAGSAPAANKSSSGSAGSSSSSSTTSSSSSSASSSAGSSSAPIKPPGE